The following are encoded together in the Deinococcus roseus genome:
- a CDS encoding DUF11 domain-containing protein, with protein MPAALRTLMTVLIALLAFGQAQAQTAAGRSIDNQFGSQYTESFPGNPRSQGFSRIVSTTVLGLCLPQVLPDGTVALPGQTVSSIAGTRALLAYTVSNNGNAAFSLPLSVQRLDGWTPQDIQLFQDLNENGAIDATDPEISAVTLQAGQSARVLVQIQTPFGGLGAAHFDVQASCTDTLSTKTDTGNVGRVVLTAASAIKLDKQMDLTEVRKDDEVTVTLKVTNTGFDDLQNVQVVDALDQEALQGFGYVAGSLHVVSDLQPFPGAMFFDSGTQAVSVIFDRIPRAGIREVQFKLKVLSAALMGSRTNTARVQGASVSDPTVLVSAESSFPFKVLNKPEIWLGPWLEPLAAEMTDADLQLGKITSQGAELCLKHSLLNAAQVTDVVSVGTDVLPADVQVHLLTLQGANLAAETTLEPGQLLNFQACYTMASKAEGTFEAVLKATSKLGATPNRTRDRLTVQYPPEIYLGPLSLPRAAELTEEDTVHGEILARNLMECLDHTVLNAAGVMDTVTLTLEDINATPVLTPDDVHFDFYQGTNKLTLPVKFVLPALGSENFRICYTRTSRKQTPFTIRVVATSDRGGVNRSLDELQHTELDPDMKLNLQKTQSVAENTRLLHGDTYTYTLKLTNDLPYSLTDLQIGDVLDPNLDYETSDVTIDGVTQPDVAGSATEVKDDLGKRTATRLGWTLPLLDPGQVAEVHFKVKVRPDALDGYVVRNFFTADASEMAAPLDSNQVQVLLWSTALLLKKEADKKVVEYGDVLTWTLTLTNPASTVTVQDVVLEDNLPKGLVYLPGSTRWKLENAGPANQDMHSVSDPMQTGQLLRWGQSEQSKLPDLPAQARLVLTFSTRVTSEVGDQIINGATAIGCGLKDPNLNQCVVTVASNSGGVSTATVKVQSALFKTPAVLVGRVYVDQNEDRKYDPAIDQPLKNARIVLSNGRAITTDAEGRYSADGIQTGVWALRLDPFSAPYLPESLPEDRGKPGSRNLMIAGLTTVDFPLQPARADLLTFRSTRLQYGPVTVQKTVQPIGNNEFIVTVKLTTGQDLPDFQITDSLPEGAVLLDGEVNPDFDVLTQGEHLLDYRIRFSGTWAGALMDPQVRWRYP; from the coding sequence ATGCCTGCTGCCCTGAGAACCCTGATGACTGTGCTGATCGCCTTGCTGGCGTTTGGTCAGGCCCAGGCCCAGACCGCAGCAGGCCGCTCCATCGACAACCAGTTCGGATCGCAGTACACCGAGAGTTTTCCCGGAAACCCGCGCTCCCAGGGCTTTTCCAGAATTGTGAGCACCACGGTTCTGGGCCTTTGTTTGCCTCAGGTGTTGCCCGATGGAACGGTGGCCCTTCCCGGACAGACCGTGTCCAGCATTGCAGGCACCCGCGCCCTGTTGGCCTACACCGTCAGCAACAACGGCAACGCTGCTTTTTCCCTGCCTCTCAGTGTTCAGAGGCTGGATGGCTGGACCCCCCAGGACATCCAGCTGTTCCAGGACCTCAACGAAAACGGCGCGATAGATGCCACCGACCCCGAAATCAGCGCAGTGACCCTGCAGGCAGGACAGTCTGCACGGGTGCTGGTGCAGATCCAGACCCCCTTTGGCGGTCTGGGTGCGGCCCATTTTGATGTGCAGGCCAGTTGCACCGACACCCTCAGCACCAAGACCGACACTGGCAACGTGGGACGGGTGGTGCTCACCGCTGCCTCTGCCATCAAGCTGGACAAGCAGATGGACCTGACCGAAGTGCGCAAAGACGATGAAGTCACCGTCACCCTCAAAGTCACCAACACCGGATTCGATGACCTGCAGAACGTGCAGGTCGTGGATGCACTGGACCAGGAGGCTTTGCAGGGTTTCGGTTATGTGGCGGGTTCGCTGCATGTGGTCAGTGACCTGCAGCCTTTCCCCGGAGCGATGTTCTTTGACTCTGGCACCCAGGCTGTTTCGGTGATTTTTGACCGCATCCCCAGAGCAGGCATCCGGGAAGTGCAATTCAAACTGAAAGTGCTTTCCGCTGCCCTGATGGGAAGCCGCACCAACACCGCACGGGTTCAGGGGGCTTCGGTCTCGGACCCCACCGTGCTGGTGTCTGCAGAATCCAGCTTTCCCTTCAAAGTGCTCAACAAACCCGAAATCTGGCTGGGTCCGTGGCTTGAGCCCCTGGCCGCAGAAATGACCGATGCAGATTTGCAACTGGGCAAGATCACCAGCCAGGGTGCAGAGCTGTGTCTGAAGCACTCCCTGCTGAATGCCGCCCAGGTCACGGATGTGGTCTCGGTGGGCACAGATGTGCTGCCTGCAGATGTGCAGGTGCACCTGCTGACCCTGCAAGGCGCAAACCTCGCTGCAGAAACCACCCTGGAACCCGGTCAGCTCCTGAACTTCCAGGCCTGCTACACCATGGCCTCCAAAGCAGAAGGCACTTTCGAGGCTGTTCTGAAAGCCACCTCAAAACTGGGGGCCACCCCCAACCGCACCCGCGATCGCCTGACCGTGCAGTACCCCCCGGAAATCTACCTCGGTCCCCTCTCGCTGCCCAGAGCCGCAGAACTGACCGAAGAAGACACCGTGCATGGTGAAATCCTGGCCCGCAACCTGATGGAATGCCTGGACCACACCGTGCTGAACGCCGCAGGTGTGATGGACACCGTGACCCTGACCCTGGAAGACATCAATGCCACGCCCGTCCTGACCCCCGATGATGTGCACTTTGACTTCTACCAGGGCACCAACAAACTGACCCTGCCCGTGAAATTTGTGCTGCCTGCGCTGGGCAGTGAGAATTTCCGCATCTGCTACACCCGCACCTCCCGCAAGCAGACCCCCTTCACCATCCGGGTGGTGGCCACCTCTGACCGTGGGGGCGTGAACCGCTCTCTGGACGAACTGCAGCACACCGAACTGGACCCGGACATGAAGCTGAACCTGCAGAAAACCCAGTCTGTTGCAGAAAACACCCGCCTCCTGCACGGTGACACCTACACCTACACCCTCAAACTCACCAACGACCTGCCTTACAGCCTCACGGACCTGCAGATCGGCGATGTGCTGGACCCCAACCTGGATTACGAGACTTCAGATGTCACCATCGACGGGGTGACCCAACCTGATGTGGCGGGCAGTGCCACCGAAGTGAAAGACGACCTGGGCAAACGCACTGCGACCCGCCTGGGATGGACGCTTCCCCTGCTGGATCCCGGTCAGGTGGCAGAGGTGCACTTCAAAGTCAAGGTGCGCCCTGACGCCCTGGACGGTTATGTGGTCAGGAACTTCTTCACAGCAGATGCCAGTGAAATGGCTGCCCCCCTGGACTCCAACCAGGTGCAGGTGCTGCTGTGGTCCACGGCCCTCCTGCTGAAAAAAGAAGCCGACAAAAAAGTGGTGGAGTACGGAGATGTGCTCACCTGGACCCTGACCCTCACCAATCCCGCCAGCACCGTGACCGTGCAGGACGTGGTGCTGGAAGACAACCTGCCCAAAGGTCTGGTTTATTTGCCCGGAAGCACCCGCTGGAAACTGGAAAACGCTGGACCTGCCAACCAGGACATGCACAGCGTCAGTGACCCCATGCAGACAGGTCAACTGCTGCGCTGGGGCCAGAGTGAACAATCCAAACTGCCTGACCTGCCTGCCCAGGCCCGACTGGTGCTGACCTTCAGCACCCGGGTCACCAGCGAAGTGGGAGACCAGATCATCAACGGAGCCACCGCCATTGGCTGCGGACTGAAAGACCCCAACCTCAACCAGTGCGTGGTGACCGTGGCCTCCAACAGTGGGGGCGTCTCCACCGCCACCGTGAAAGTGCAAAGCGCTTTGTTCAAGACCCCTGCCGTGCTGGTGGGCCGGGTGTACGTGGACCAGAACGAGGACCGCAAGTATGACCCTGCCATTGACCAGCCCCTGAAAAATGCCCGCATCGTGCTCTCCAATGGCCGCGCCATCACCACCGATGCAGAAGGACGCTACAGTGCAGACGGCATCCAGACCGGAGTGTGGGCGCTGCGACTGGACCCTTTCAGCGCCCCGTATCTGCCCGAATCCCTCCCGGAAGACCGGGGCAAACCTGGCAGCCGCAACCTGATGATTGCTGGCCTGACCACCGTGGATTTCCCGCTGCAGCCTGCCCGTGCGGACCTGCTGACCTTCCGGTCCACCCGTTTGCAGTACGGACCGGTCACCGTTCAGAAAACTGTGCAACCCATCGGAAATAATGAATTCATTGTGACCGTCAAGCTGACCACTGGCCAGGACCTCCCGGACTTCCAGATCACCGACAGCCTCCCCGAAGGTGCGGTGCTGCTGGATGGGGAAGTGAACCCTGACTTCGATGTGCTGACCCAGGGCGAACACCTGCTGGATTACCGCATCCGCTTCTCTGGAACCTGGGCGGGTGCCCTGATGGATCCGCAGGTGCGCTGGAGGTACCCATGA
- a CDS encoding beta strand repeat-containing protein, with the protein MSKKFLALSLALAAAGSALAAGTPANTKIRNQAIADFTDSSGQRQTTKSNEVFTVVQPVFSYTITPDEASTGSTPARSTSVPNTGAPRYFAYYVTNSGNATDTITLTSSLLGTSSLTGTPTFKLYYDSTPNGQVDSGEVEVSKDGSGNYFISATADQTVNLVAEVRLPVQATVTAGTRADFNLTGNSANISGANDESGDQNNTLRINVSNDAAFQVIKDASLADLVDRNGALKYTIQGSNNGATAASAVAVTVDSATRYGILVSDNLPTDGTNQLAFLTSALGTSAASSPNNYVYSGRGVAVPVYKVGGNWTTTFSASATAVGILIQNDAAGTTDPGAFFQPGDQFTLVFNTRVDNNNTAADIPDATILSVGKAINNTAAVTFKKNPLDGGTTTPSNTRVNHVAPAYAVAIGQDDSGTPGTQGLDNSGTEETYTTGGNAYLGQTYTWTVYLTNNGNTTDNVKLTLDSALQLQNATLSYTNGTSITEGDPISIATGATVAIRVTGTIPLTATLGSPAGIRVLADSSNVSGSIGVSGKSLIVAGDAADSAILRSPNVSNPYSVDGAVDDAATSKTGDSNAANDSTDVATAPSQYVNVNPGTTAYYPVEIRNTGSVQDSYDLTVPSGAVLHTFTDSNSNGRWDVGEPVGSAVSTTSPLNPNEAVSLVLEYPIASNQAPGNITLPVTARSTTLTSTTDSFNVIFVVQANNQVTFTPNRTGSVVPGGVTEYTHTVSNNGNTYVQFDLAAAGVSGTSDKGLIYTYTTDGGATYVVDPAAGAICLAPNASFSLKVRVEAPSNIAIGTEDPEILSGVASFYTNAACTTVVPGAGSQTLSVTDTTTVVGTLIKIDKKVKNIGPSLASAADDRDASYLDDNIAYPGDHLEYKLDAFNNGNLDVYGLVVSDKLPTDTTFVNFQVTTSSLPAGSKVFISANYDPAAPGSASWLALTSVDSNSDGTVTAAEWAAAFPAFTFDTLYVGFDTDGDNTVEFSNTDDKIQPAQGATVLFRVKVK; encoded by the coding sequence ATGAGCAAGAAGTTTCTCGCACTTTCACTCGCACTGGCCGCAGCAGGTTCTGCACTGGCCGCTGGCACCCCTGCCAACACCAAGATTCGCAACCAGGCCATTGCCGATTTCACCGACTCCAGCGGTCAGCGCCAGACCACCAAGTCCAACGAAGTGTTCACCGTGGTTCAGCCGGTCTTCAGCTACACCATCACCCCTGACGAGGCCAGCACCGGCAGCACCCCTGCCCGCAGCACCAGTGTGCCCAACACCGGGGCACCCCGTTACTTCGCTTACTACGTCACCAACTCCGGCAACGCCACCGACACCATCACCCTGACCTCCAGCCTGCTGGGCACCTCCAGCCTGACCGGCACCCCCACTTTCAAGCTGTACTACGACTCCACCCCCAACGGACAGGTGGACAGTGGTGAAGTGGAAGTCTCCAAAGACGGCTCTGGCAACTACTTCATCAGCGCCACCGCCGACCAGACCGTCAACCTGGTGGCAGAAGTGCGTCTGCCCGTACAGGCCACCGTGACCGCTGGCACCCGTGCAGATTTCAACCTGACCGGCAACAGCGCCAACATCTCTGGTGCAAACGACGAATCCGGCGACCAGAACAACACCCTGCGCATCAACGTCAGCAACGACGCTGCCTTCCAGGTCATCAAAGATGCCAGTCTGGCAGACCTCGTGGACCGCAACGGTGCCCTGAAGTACACCATCCAGGGCAGCAACAACGGTGCCACCGCCGCTTCTGCAGTGGCAGTGACCGTGGACAGTGCCACCCGTTACGGCATTCTGGTTTCTGACAACCTGCCCACCGACGGCACCAACCAGCTGGCCTTCCTGACCAGCGCACTGGGCACCAGCGCTGCCAGCAGTCCCAACAACTACGTTTATTCCGGGCGTGGCGTGGCTGTTCCTGTGTACAAAGTGGGCGGAAACTGGACCACCACCTTCAGTGCCTCTGCCACCGCTGTGGGCATCCTGATCCAGAACGACGCTGCGGGCACCACCGATCCCGGTGCGTTCTTCCAGCCCGGTGACCAGTTCACATTGGTGTTCAACACCCGCGTGGACAACAACAACACTGCAGCGGACATCCCCGATGCCACCATCCTCAGCGTGGGCAAGGCCATCAACAACACCGCTGCAGTCACCTTCAAGAAGAACCCCCTGGATGGCGGCACCACCACCCCCTCCAACACCCGCGTCAACCACGTGGCCCCCGCTTACGCTGTGGCCATCGGTCAGGACGACAGCGGCACCCCTGGCACCCAGGGTCTGGACAACAGCGGCACCGAGGAAACTTACACCACCGGAGGCAACGCCTACCTGGGCCAGACCTACACCTGGACCGTGTACCTCACCAACAACGGCAACACCACCGACAATGTGAAGCTGACCCTGGACAGCGCCCTGCAACTGCAGAACGCCACCCTGTCCTACACCAACGGCACCTCCATCACCGAGGGTGACCCCATCAGCATCGCCACCGGAGCCACCGTGGCCATCCGTGTGACCGGCACCATCCCCCTCACCGCCACCCTGGGTTCCCCCGCAGGCATTCGCGTGCTGGCCGACTCCTCCAACGTGTCCGGCAGCATCGGGGTTTCGGGCAAGAGCCTGATTGTGGCTGGAGATGCCGCTGACTCTGCCATCCTGCGCAGCCCCAACGTGTCCAACCCCTACAGTGTGGATGGCGCTGTGGACGATGCCGCAACCAGCAAAACGGGTGACAGCAACGCTGCCAACGACAGCACCGACGTGGCCACCGCACCCAGCCAGTACGTCAATGTCAACCCTGGCACCACTGCCTACTACCCCGTGGAAATCCGCAACACCGGCAGCGTGCAGGACAGCTACGACCTGACCGTGCCCTCTGGTGCTGTGCTGCACACCTTCACGGACAGCAACAGCAACGGACGCTGGGATGTGGGCGAGCCTGTGGGTTCCGCCGTCAGCACCACCAGCCCCCTCAACCCCAACGAGGCTGTGAGTCTGGTGCTGGAATACCCCATTGCCAGCAACCAGGCCCCCGGCAACATCACCCTGCCCGTGACCGCCAGGAGCACCACCCTCACCAGCACCACCGACAGCTTCAATGTGATTTTCGTGGTGCAGGCCAACAACCAGGTGACTTTCACCCCCAACCGCACCGGCAGTGTGGTGCCTGGTGGTGTGACCGAGTACACCCACACCGTCAGCAACAACGGCAACACCTACGTGCAATTTGACCTGGCTGCTGCTGGCGTGAGCGGCACCAGCGACAAGGGCCTGATCTACACCTACACCACCGACGGTGGAGCCACCTACGTGGTGGATCCCGCTGCAGGAGCCATCTGCCTGGCCCCCAATGCCAGCTTCAGCCTGAAGGTGCGTGTGGAAGCCCCCTCCAACATCGCCATCGGCACCGAGGACCCCGAAATCCTCTCGGGTGTGGCCAGCTTCTACACCAACGCAGCCTGCACCACTGTGGTTCCAGGTGCAGGCAGCCAGACCCTGTCCGTCACCGACACCACCACCGTGGTGGGCACCCTGATCAAGATTGACAAGAAAGTCAAGAACATCGGGCCCAGCCTTGCCAGTGCTGCCGATGACCGCGACGCCAGCTACCTTGATGACAACATCGCCTACCCTGGCGACCACCTCGAGTACAAACTGGACGCCTTCAACAACGGCAACCTGGATGTGTACGGTCTGGTGGTTTCCGATAAACTGCCCACTGACACCACCTTTGTGAACTTCCAGGTGACCACCTCCAGCCTGCCTGCTGGCAGCAAGGTCTTCATCTCTGCCAACTACGATCCCGCCGCTCCTGGCAGCGCAAGCTGGCTGGCCCTGACCAGTGTGGACAGCAACAGCGACGGCACCGTCACCGCTGCCGAGTGGGCTGCTGCCTTCCCCGCCTTCACCTTCGACACCCTCTACGTGGGCTTTGACACCGATGGGGACAACACCGTCGAGTTCAGCAACACCGACGACAAGATCCAACCCGCACAGGGCGCAACCGTGCTGTTCCGGGTGAAAGTCAAGTAA